In Leifsonia sp. PS1209, the genomic stretch GCACTACGGGCTCGGGCTGTCGGAGCGGCGGCTCGGTGCCGCTCTGCGTGCGAACGACGCGCGGCGCGACGAGCTCGTGCTCTCGTCGAAGGTGGGCAGGCTGCTCGTCGACAGCCCGGAGACCGCCGACCGGCTCGACGACGACGGGTTCGTCGTGCCCGCCGACCGCAGGCGCGTGTGGGACTTCAGCAGGGACGGCATCCTCCGCTCGGTCGAGTCGTCCCTTGAACGCCTCGGAACGGACTACCTCGACATCGCGTACCTGCACGACCCGGACGACCACTGGCCGGAGGCGTCGGCCACCGGCATCGGGGCGCTCGTCGAACTCCGCGACCAGGGCGTCGTGCGCGCCATTGGGGCCGGGATGAACCAGTCGGCCATGCTCACCGCGTTCGTCGAGCAGACCGACGTGGATGTGGTGATGGTCGCCGGCAGGTTCACCCTCCTCGACCAGTCGGCGCTGACCGACCTCCTTCCCGCGGCGCTGCGCCGCGGGGTGTCCGTGGTCGCTGCGGCGGTCTACAACTCCGGCCTGCTGAGCAGCCCGACCGTCGACAGGGCCGCGCACTTCGACTACGGAACGGCCCCGGCGGCCGTCGTCGAACGCGCAGAGGCGCTGGCGGAGGTGTGCGCGCGGCACGGCGTGAGCCTGCCGGAGGCGGCCGTCCAGTATCCGCTGCGGCACCCGGCCGTCGTCTCCGTGGTGACCGGGATGCGCACCGCGTCCCACGTGCGGAGCACGGCGGACCGGTACGCGGCGACCATTCCGGATGCGCTCTGGGAGGAGCTGGACGCGAGCGGCCTGGCGGCCGATCCGGCACGCATCCACTGATCGCGCTCCCCGCCGCCTCTG encodes the following:
- a CDS encoding aldo/keto reductase codes for the protein MNPRTSIPARTLRTGAAVTELGLGAAQFGNLFRETTDEETASAVATALGAGIRYFDTAPHYGLGLSERRLGAALRANDARRDELVLSSKVGRLLVDSPETADRLDDDGFVVPADRRRVWDFSRDGILRSVESSLERLGTDYLDIAYLHDPDDHWPEASATGIGALVELRDQGVVRAIGAGMNQSAMLTAFVEQTDVDVVMVAGRFTLLDQSALTDLLPAALRRGVSVVAAAVYNSGLLSSPTVDRAAHFDYGTAPAAVVERAEALAEVCARHGVSLPEAAVQYPLRHPAVVSVVTGMRTASHVRSTADRYAATIPDALWEELDASGLAADPARIH